The Flaviflexus equikiangi genome contains the following window.
AATTCCACCACCGGAGCAGACGCCCGGCTAGCCAGGCTCTACGAGTATACTCTAGTCCTCGTCGTTGCTGCGTTCGTGGCCGGGCAGCGTCTCACCGATCTTGTGGACTCGAATCGAGTTCGTCGAGCCGACCGTGCCGGGCGGCATGCCCGAGACGATGACGACGCGCTCGTCGACTTCGGCCAGTCCGCGGTCGCGCAGAACCTGGTCGACCTGGTTGACCATGTCGTCCGTGTGCTGGACTTCCGGCACGATGAGAGCCTCGATGCCCCACGAGAGGGCGAGGGCGTTGCGTGTCGATTCGAACGGAGTGAACACAATGTTCGGGATCGGGGAGCGCAGGCGAGAGAGCCGGCGTGCCGTCAGCCCGGAGGTGGTGAACGTCACGGCGAAGCGGCAGTCGAGCGCTTCAGCGATATCGAGGGCGGCTCGCGTGATGACACCGTTGCGTGTCTGGCGCATGCCGGACAGCGGCGCGATGTTCTCGAGGCTGTGCTCTTCCGTGTAGGAGATGATGTCGCCCATGACCTGGACGCACTCGATCGGGTACTGGCCGACCGAGGTCTCACCTGACAGCATGACGGCGTCCGCACCATCGAGGATGGCATTCGCGCAGTCGGATGTTTCGGCGCGCGTGGGGCGCGGGTTCGTGATCATCGATTCCAGGACCTGGGTGGCGACGATGACGGGCTTCGACTTGCGGCGCGCAAGATCGATGCAGCGCTTCTGGACGATCGGGACCTGCTCGAGCGGCAGTTCCACGCCGAGGTCACCTCGGGCGACCATGATGCCGTCGAAGACGTTGACGATCTCTTCCAGGTTCTCAACAGCCTGGGGCTTCTCGATCTTCGCGATGACAGGGATCTTGCGGCCGACACGATCCATCACTTCATAGACGTCGCCGATGTCCTTGGCGGAGCGGACGAAGGAGAGCGCGATGAGGTCCGCGCCGAGCTTCAGAGCCCACTCGAGGTCGACCTTATCCTTCTCGGACAGTGCCGGAACCGAGACGGCGACACCGGGCAGGTTGACGCCCTTGTGGTTGGAGACGGGGCCGCCGACGAGCACCTCGGTGACGACGCGGGGGCCGTTGACCTCCTTGACGCGGACAAGGATCTTGCCGTCGTCGATGAGGATCTCGTCGCCGGGATGGCAGTCGCCGGGAAGTCCCTTGAACGTCGTCGACACCATGTCCTTGTCGCCGAGGATGTCTTCGGTCGTGATCGTGAAGATGTCTCCGTTGCGCAGGACGACAGAGCCGTCAGCGAAGTTTCCGAGCCGGATCTTGGGGCCCTGGAGGTCGACGAGGATGGCGACAGCCTTGCCCGTCTCCTCGGCCGCGGCGCGGACGTTGGCGTAGGTCTGTTCGTGATCTTCGTGGGTGCCGTGGGAGGCGTTGATTCGTGCGACATTCATGCCGGCTTCAACCAGCTCGCGCACTTTCTCTCGACTCGAGGTCGCAGGACCGATGGTGCAGACAATTTTGGCTCTTCGCATGAAGACCACATTACCCAACTACGTGCTCAGATTGCGTGACACGTGCGATTATTCGCGCCACAGTCCGCGCTCGACGAACGAATGAGAATGCTCGCTCCCCCACCCGCGGGGTGCCGCAGCCACCGCAAACCTATTGGTAGAGGGCCTTTAGTCCTCGTTGCTGGCGTCCGCCGCAGCATCCTCGGAGCGCGCTCCGCTCGCGGCCTCCGGTCCAGCGTCATGAGAATCACGTTCACCATCGGCCGTATGCGTGTCGTCATAGATCTCGTCGACGAAGCCATCTGCACGGACGATCCTCGTCCGCCAGATGAAGAAACCGGTGGCGATGAGGAACATGGCGATCGAGGTCCACACGTTGAGGCGCAGGCCCGCGACAATCTGCGCTTCGTCGATGCGGAGATTCTCGATCCACGTTCTGCCTGCCGTATAGATCATGACGTAGAGCCAGAACGACTGGCCGCCCCGCAGGTTGTAGCGCCGCTCGAGGGCGACGAGCAGGACGGCGCCCGCCAGGCACCACACCAGTTCGTACAGGAATGTCGGATGGAAGGTGGTGCCCTCGGGGAAGCCGCCCACGATGTTCTCGGGGTCGATCTCTAGACCCCACGGGAGCTCCGTCGGCCGGCCGTACAGTTCCTGGTTGAAGTAGTTCCCGAGCCTGCCGACGGCCTGCCCGATGAGGAGCCCGGGCGCGAGAGCATCCGCGAACGGTGCCATCCGCAGGCCCCGACGCTTCAGTCCGATCCAGGCACCGACCGCGCCGAGCGCAATCGCACCCCAAATGCCGAGGCCCCCCTCCCACACGCGGAGGATCTTGGACAGATCACCGTTCTCACCGAAATAGGGGCCGGGTGTCGTCACGACGTGATAGAGCCGGGCTCCGACGATGCCGAAGCCGATCATCCAGACGGCGATATCGAGCGATACCTCGGCTGGGCCGCCCTTCGCCTGGTAGCGCCGCTCGAGCAGCCACCAGGCGATGACGATGCCGATGATGATGGCGATGGCGTAGGCACGGAGGGGCAGCGGCCCGATCATCCAGACGCTTTCGGACGGTGAGGGGATGGAGAGAGGGTACATATACTCAGCTTTCGCCGTGGGAACCGGCAGCGATGTCGGTGGCAAGTGTCCGGAGCTTCCCCAGGGTGGGGTCGTCCTTGAGCGCTGCGATCAGCGCAGAACCGACAATAACACCGTCCGCGAACTCCGCGATCTCCGCGGCCTGCGCTCCAGTCGAGACGCCGAGACCGACACAGACGCGTTCCGCACCGTGCGCCCTCGTGTCTGCCACGAGCTGACGTGCACGGTTGTCGACAGTCGCCCGGGCACCCGTCACTCCCATGGTCGATGCCGCATAGACGAAGCCGCGGCAGGAGTCGGCGACAAGCTGGAGCCGCTCCGGGCGCGATGAGGGCGCGACAAGGAAGATCTTGTCGAGGTCATAGGCGTCCGCAGCGGCGATCCACTCCCCCGCCTCGTCGGGCACGAGGTCGGGCGTGATCAGCCCGGCACCGCCCGCGTTTGCGAAGTCCCGAGCGAAGTCGTTGACACCGTAACGGAAAATCGGATTGAAGTAGGTCATGACCTCGACGGCGGCCCCAGTGGCCGCCACCTGTTCGACAATCGCGAAAAGCTGCTTCATCTTGAAGCCTTTCGCCAGTGCCTCCTGGGTGGCCGCCTGGATCAGCGACCCGTCCATCCCCGGATCCGAGTACGGGAACCCGAGCTCGATGATGTCGGCACCGGATTCGACGACGGCGATCGCGGCGTCTGCACTCGCCTGGGCGTCCGGGTAGCCCGCCGGGAGGTAGGCGACGAACGCCGCTCCCCCGCGGGCGCGTGCGGCGTCAATCTTGTCAGCGGCCTTCATCAGTACACCTCTCGTGTTGCCGAGCCGTCGAGTCCGAACCAGGCAGCGGCTGTCTCGACATCCTTGTCCCCGCGTCCCGACAGGCACACGAGGATCGTGGCATCGGGATTCTCTTTCCCGATCGTCATCGCACCCGCCAGAGCGTGCGCTGATTCGATCGCGGGAATGATCCCCTCCGTCCGTGACAGGACAGAGAATGCCTCCATCGCCTCAGCGTCCGTCACGGGCAGGTATCGCACCCTGCCCGTCTTGGCCAGGTGAGCATGCTCGGGCCCCACACCGGGATAGTCGAGGCCGGCAGAGATCGAATGTGAGTCCTGGGTCTGACCGTCCTCGTCTTGGAGGAGGTAGGTCTTCGCACCGTGGAGGATCCCGACTTCACCGATGGAAATGGGGGCGGCGTGGCGGCCGGTGTCGATGCCGTCACCGGCGGCTTCGAGCCCGACGAGGTTGACGTCCACGTCGTCGAGGAAGGCGGTGAAGGTGCCGATGGCGTTCGATCCCCCGCCGACGCAGGCGAGAACCCAGTCGGGGAGCGCTCCGGTGAGTTCGCGGACCTGTTCGCGTGCCTCATCGCCGATCACCCGCTGAAGGTCGCGGACGAGAGCGGGGAAGGGATGGGGGCCGGCGGCCGTTCCGAAGATGTAGTTCGTCGTGTCAACGGTCGCCACCCATTCCCGGAATGCTTCATTGATCGCATCCTTGAGAGTGTTTGAACCCTGGTGGACGGAGACGACTTCCGCTCCGAGGAGTCTCATGCGGGCAACGTTGAGTGCCTGGCGGCGAATATCCTCCGCCCCCATGTAGATCGTGCAGTCGAGCCCGAGCAGAGCCGCGGCGGTCGCGGTCGCCACGCCGTGCTGGCCGGCACCGGTCTCCGCAATCACTCGAGTCTTCCCGAGGCTTCGGGTGAGGAGAGCCTGACCGAGCACGTTGTTGATCTTGTGGGATCCGGTGTGGTTGAGGTCCTCCCGCTTGAGGATGACCCTGGCACCGCCGCAGTGCTCGGCGAAGCGTGGCACCTCGGTGATGATGGAGGGGCGGCCCGTATAGGTTCGGCTCAGTTCTGCAAGCTCCGCAACGAAAGCGGGATCGGCCTTGAGCTTCTCCCATCCCTCCGTCAGGTCATCCAGTGCGGCCATGAGGGCCTCGGGGATGTACCGGCCGCCGAAATCGCCGAAGTAGGGTCCTGTACTCATGCTTCACCAACAATTCTGATCATGTCTGCGATGGTCTGTCTCGGCTGGCCGGACTTGACGAGGGCTTCTCCTGTCAACACAGCATCCGCCCCTGAACGCCAATAGGAGAGAACATCGGCTGGGCCTGTGATCCCTGACTCGGCGACCTTGACGACGTTCTCCGGCAGGAGCGGGGCGAGACGATCGAACGTCGTCATATCGACGTCGAGGGTTTTGAGGTTGCGCGCGTTGACTCCGATGACCTGGGCTCCTGCCGCGACCGCGCGGCGTGTCTCCTCCTCATCGTGCACCTCGACGAGGGCTGTCATGCCGAGATCGTGTGTGATCGAGAGGAAGCGTGCGAGCTCCGCGTCGCTCAGCGCCGCGACGATGAGGAGAACAAGGTCGGCTCCGTGCGCCCGAGCCTCATAGATCTGGTACTCGGTGACGACGAAATCCTTGCGCAGAACGGGCACGGAGACTTTCTCCCGCACTCTGTCCAGGTCTGCAAGAGACCCGCCGAAGCGGCGGCCCTCGGTGAGAACCGAGATCGCGGCCGCCCCGCCCCCCTGGTATTCGATCGCCAGATCGCCGGGTTCGGGAATGTCGGCGAGAGCCCCTTTCGACGGGCTGGATCGCTTGACCTCGGAGATGATGGAGATTCCCGGGGCGAGGAGTGCCCGGCGTGCGTCGAGAGCGGGCACCGCGCGGGATGCGAGGGCACGGATGTCGTCGAGAGGGACGTGCGCTTCGCGCACAGCGAGATCCTCGCGCACTCCCGCAATAATGTCGTCGAGAACTGTCATGACTGCCTTCCGTTATAGAAAATGGGGCGCCGAGGCGCCCCATGAGTGCCTCAGATCAGTTCGTGTACCAGTCTCCGCCCTTGGCGGTCTGAGTCAGTGAGGTGGGCTGCCCCCGCCCGGTGACGTGGAGCGCGAAGGCCACGACATTCGCGAGAACGATGAGGGCGACGCCCGTCCATGCCATGATCGGGCTGACGATGAGGCCGATGCCTGCGACGAGGAAGCCGACGCAGACGCCGATCGCCCACGTCCATCCCGCCACCGTGCGGCCATGGTTCTCGAACGGGGTGGCCTCGGGGAGGCGGTATGTTTCCATTTCAGGCGTGGACAATGGTGCTCCTTCGTCGATGTCTGGTGACTAGCTTAACCCTCTTGCGGGCTCGTGTCCTCGAAGGCGTCGAGTGGTGAGACGAGCGTCTGGGCAATCTGGATGGCTCTGACGGCCGCGGCGGCCTTGTTCCGAGTCTCGATGTCTTCCGTCTCCGGCACGGAATCAGCCACGATTCCTGCCCCGGACTGCACGGATGCCATGCCATCGGCAAGCACGGCCGTCCGGATCGCGATCGCGACATCCGCGTTGCCCGCGAAATCGAAGTAGCCTGCCACTCCCCCATAGATGCCGCGACGTGCCGGTTCGAGCTCGTCGATGATCTCGATGGCGCGCGTCTTCGGCGCCCCGGAGAGGGTTCCTGCCGGGAATGTGGCCGCGAGCGCTTCGACCGCATTGACGCCGTCCCGCAGCTCGCCCGTCACGGTCGAGGTGATGTGCATGATGTGGGAGAAACGGGCGATGCTCATGAACTCGGAAACGTCGACCGTGCCCGGTTTTGAGACTTTGGCGAGGTCGTTGCGGGACAGGTCGACAAGCATGACGTGCTCGGAGATCTCCTTCGGGTCTTTGAGGAGTTCCTCCGCCATCTCCCGATCCTCGATCGGCGTGGCGCCGCGGGGGCGTGAGCCGGCGATGGGAAAGGTGCGAACCGTGCCGTCTCGCACCGCCATGAGTGTTTCGGGGCTTGATCCGACGACGGAGAAGCTGTCGTCACCATCGCGCAGGTTGAGGTAGTACATGTACGGGGACGGGTTGATCGACCGGAGGACGAGATAGACGTCGAGGGGGTCGGCCGTGCAGGGAATATCGGCCCTTTGGGAGAGGACGACCTGGAAGACGTCGCCGTCGACGATGTGCTGCTGGCCTGCCCGGACGGCGTCCTGGAACTGTTCTGGCGTGACTCTCATGCGGGGCTGGGCCGGTGCCTGATCTCCCGCCTGGAGGACGCGGGCGGCTTGGGGACCTGTCAGCGCTGCCATCATCTCGCCGATCTTGCCGATTGCGCGATCGTAGGCTGCCTCCACACCGTCGGGGAG
Protein-coding sequences here:
- the lgt gene encoding prolipoprotein diacylglyceryl transferase; the encoded protein is MYPLSIPSPSESVWMIGPLPLRAYAIAIIIGIVIAWWLLERRYQAKGGPAEVSLDIAVWMIGFGIVGARLYHVVTTPGPYFGENGDLSKILRVWEGGLGIWGAIALGAVGAWIGLKRRGLRMAPFADALAPGLLIGQAVGRLGNYFNQELYGRPTELPWGLEIDPENIVGGFPEGTTFHPTFLYELVWCLAGAVLLVALERRYNLRGGQSFWLYVMIYTAGRTWIENLRIDEAQIVAGLRLNVWTSIAMFLIATGFFIWRTRIVRADGFVDEIYDDTHTADGERDSHDAGPEAASGARSEDAAADASNED
- the trpC gene encoding indole-3-glycerol phosphate synthase TrpC, yielding MTVLDDIIAGVREDLAVREAHVPLDDIRALASRAVPALDARRALLAPGISIISEVKRSSPSKGALADIPEPGDLAIEYQGGGAAAISVLTEGRRFGGSLADLDRVREKVSVPVLRKDFVVTEYQIYEARAHGADLVLLIVAALSDAELARFLSITHDLGMTALVEVHDEEETRRAVAAGAQVIGVNARNLKTLDVDMTTFDRLAPLLPENVVKVAESGITGPADVLSYWRSGADAVLTGEALVKSGQPRQTIADMIRIVGEA
- a CDS encoding chorismate-binding protein, with translation MNATHSNWGEIFPGRDEFVDLAATRRVVPVAVTLLIDDTSPASIYRRLAAGRPGSFILESAEQDYWSNWSFVGVSSSAFLTARDGQAQWEGDVPEGLRLEGSATELLADALETLASAHIDGMPPLTGGLVGVLGWDILYDWEPTLRKKAPAEHTVPDVAMCLTEELVAIDHRRGVVWLIANAVNRNGLPDGVEAAYDRAIGKIGEMMAALTGPQAARVLQAGDQAPAQPRMRVTPEQFQDAVRAGQQHIVDGDVFQVVLSQRADIPCTADPLDVYLVLRSINPSPYMYYLNLRDGDDSFSVVGSSPETLMAVRDGTVRTFPIAGSRPRGATPIEDREMAEELLKDPKEISEHVMLVDLSRNDLAKVSKPGTVDVSEFMSIARFSHIMHITSTVTGELRDGVNAVEALAATFPAGTLSGAPKTRAIEIIDELEPARRGIYGGVAGYFDFAGNADVAIAIRTAVLADGMASVQSGAGIVADSVPETEDIETRNKAAAAVRAIQIAQTLVSPLDAFEDTSPQEG
- the trpB gene encoding tryptophan synthase subunit beta, translating into MSTGPYFGDFGGRYIPEALMAALDDLTEGWEKLKADPAFVAELAELSRTYTGRPSIITEVPRFAEHCGGARVILKREDLNHTGSHKINNVLGQALLTRSLGKTRVIAETGAGQHGVATATAAALLGLDCTIYMGAEDIRRQALNVARMRLLGAEVVSVHQGSNTLKDAINEAFREWVATVDTTNYIFGTAAGPHPFPALVRDLQRVIGDEAREQVRELTGALPDWVLACVGGGSNAIGTFTAFLDDVDVNLVGLEAAGDGIDTGRHAAPISIGEVGILHGAKTYLLQDEDGQTQDSHSISAGLDYPGVGPEHAHLAKTGRVRYLPVTDAEAMEAFSVLSRTEGIIPAIESAHALAGAMTIGKENPDATILVCLSGRGDKDVETAAAWFGLDGSATREVY
- a CDS encoding HGxxPAAW family protein, producing METYRLPEATPFENHGRTVAGWTWAIGVCVGFLVAGIGLIVSPIMAWTGVALIVLANVVAFALHVTGRGQPTSLTQTAKGGDWYTN
- the trpA gene encoding tryptophan synthase subunit alpha; this translates as MKAADKIDAARARGGAAFVAYLPAGYPDAQASADAAIAVVESGADIIELGFPYSDPGMDGSLIQAATQEALAKGFKMKQLFAIVEQVAATGAAVEVMTYFNPIFRYGVNDFARDFANAGGAGLITPDLVPDEAGEWIAAADAYDLDKIFLVAPSSRPERLQLVADSCRGFVYAASTMGVTGARATVDNRARQLVADTRAHGAERVCVGLGVSTGAQAAEIAEFADGVIVGSALIAALKDDPTLGKLRTLATDIAAGSHGES
- the pyk gene encoding pyruvate kinase, with the protein product MRRAKIVCTIGPATSSREKVRELVEAGMNVARINASHGTHEDHEQTYANVRAAAEETGKAVAILVDLQGPKIRLGNFADGSVVLRNGDIFTITTEDILGDKDMVSTTFKGLPGDCHPGDEILIDDGKILVRVKEVNGPRVVTEVLVGGPVSNHKGVNLPGVAVSVPALSEKDKVDLEWALKLGADLIALSFVRSAKDIGDVYEVMDRVGRKIPVIAKIEKPQAVENLEEIVNVFDGIMVARGDLGVELPLEQVPIVQKRCIDLARRKSKPVIVATQVLESMITNPRPTRAETSDCANAILDGADAVMLSGETSVGQYPIECVQVMGDIISYTEEHSLENIAPLSGMRQTRNGVITRAALDIAEALDCRFAVTFTTSGLTARRLSRLRSPIPNIVFTPFESTRNALALSWGIEALIVPEVQHTDDMVNQVDQVLRDRGLAEVDERVVIVSGMPPGTVGSTNSIRVHKIGETLPGHERSNDED